ACGATCTCGTCGAGACCGTAGCGCAGCAGGGTGCGCTGGATGCTGAGCAGCCGGAGCAGCAGTCGCAGGCGGCTCATCTCAGGCTCACTCCTCGGCTCGGCCGGCGCCCGCGGCTCATCCGTCACTCCGCCGCGGCGCGCTCGCGCGGGCACGCGTGCTCGGCGAGCCGCTCGATGCGCTCGGCCGCCCGCTCGACGTCGTCGCGCAGGCGCTCGACCTCGGCGAAGAGCCGGTCGGCCTCGTAGCGGGTCGGCAGCACGCGGCTCTCCTCCGTCAGGTACTCGGACGTATCGAGACGCAACGCCTCGGCGGCCTTCGCCGCCCACCCGCCCGCTCCGCGGACGGCCCGGCCGACCCGATACGCGACGACGTCCCCGACCCAGCCTGCGAGCTCCTCCTCGGGATCGGGCCACGCGAGCCGCAGCAGCGCCGCGAAGCGCTCGGCGACGGCGACGCGCCCGCTGACCTCGACGCCGGAGCCGTGGATCCGGCCCGCCATGCCCGGCCCGAGCAGGCGCAGCAGGTCGAGCGGCGTCCCGCGGACGGTCGCGCTCGCGGTGGTCCCGCCGCCGGCGCGCGTCAAGCGCAGCCGCCCGGGCTCGGCGGCGATCAGGACGTCGATGCCGAGGCCTTCGACACGCAGGCGCACGCTCCGGCCTTCGAGCTCGGCCAGCACGCTCGACGCGCTCGCCGATTCGCCGATGTGCCGATTGAGCCAGCTCTCGGCGCGCGCGAGGAGCGGCCCGGTCATCGCCCGGGCACGGCGGGTGCCGGGCGGCCGGTCGTGCTAGACCTTGAAGCCGACATGCAGCGCGACGATGCCCGCGGAGAGATTGTGATAGCGGCACCGCTCGAAGCCGCGGCGCTCCATCATGCGCTGCAACGCTTCTTGATCCGGGTGGCGCCTGATCGACTCGGCGAGGTAGCGGTAGCTCGCCGCGTCCCCGGCGAGCCATTGGCCGAGGCGCGGGAGCACCTGGAAGGAGTAGAGATCGTAAAGCGGCTCGAGAGGCCCGAGCCGCGGCTTCGAGAACTCGAGCACGAGCAGCCGGCCGCCCGGCTTCAGCACGCGATAAAGCTCGGCCAGCGCCGCCTCCTTGTCCGTGACGTTGCGCAGGCCGAAACCGATCGTGACGCAATGGAAGCGCCCGGCCGCGAACGGCAGGGCCTCCGCGTCGGCCTGCACGAACGAGGCGTTACGCCCCACGCCGGCATCGATGAGGCGATCGCGCCCGAGCTCGAGCATCGTGCGGTTGACGTCGGTGACGACGACGCGGCCCGTGGGGCCGACGCGGCGCGCGAGGCCGAGCGCGAGGTCGCCGCTGCCGGCGGCGACGTCGAGCGCGGACTGCCCGGGCCGGAGGCCCGTCCGCGCGATCGTGAACGCCTTCCACCAGCGGTGCAGCCCCGCCGACATCACGTCGTTCATCAGGTCGTAGCGCGGCGCGACGGAATCGAACACGGCGCGCACGCGTGCCTTCTTCGCGCTCTTCGGCACGCGCTCGTAGCCGAAGTCCGTGAACGGCTCCGGCGTGGGCTTCGGCTCGGCGCGCCTGTGGACGTCCGTGGTCATGTCGAATTGCGGGTCTTTCCGGCCTTGCTCAGCCGCTCGAGGTACCGGCGCCAATTGCGCTCGCGGTGACGGCCGAGCTCGTACAGTATAGGCCACGTGTACAGCCCGGTACTGTGCCCGTCGTCGAAGACGAGGCGCACGGCGTACGCGCCCACCGGCTCCACCCGCTCGATGCCGACGTTCTCCTTGCCGGTGACGAGCACGCCCTCGCCGGCCCCATGCCCCTTGACCTCGGCCGACGGCGAGTGCACGCGCAGGTACTCGGCGTCGAGCTCCGTCTCGAAGCCGTCGGAGAACACGACCGCCAGGCGCCGCGCGCGCTTTCGCAGCCTGATCTCGACGGGCCGCGGGGTTTCTGTCTCGCCCATCTCGCCGCTCACCTTCGGGGCGGATCCGCCCCCTGACCGAGAAGCGGATAATCGTAGCAACACCGCGCGGTCAAAGGATGTAGCGCGCCAGGTCCTCGTCCTTGACGAGCTCGCCCAGATGGGCGTCGACGTATGCGGCGTCGACGACGACCGTCTCCCCGGCACGGTCCGCCGCCTCGAACGAGATCGACTCGAGCAAGCGCTCGAGCACCGTGTGCAGCCGGCGCGCGCCGATGTTCTCGCTGCGCGTGTTCACCTCGTACGCCACCTCCGCGATGCGGCGGATACCGGTGTCGTCGAACCGGAGCTGAACCCGCTCCGTGCCGAGCAGGCTCGCGTACTGCTCCGTGAGCGACGCGCTCGGCTCCGTCAGGATCGCGACGAAGTCGTCGATGCCGAGCGCCGAAAGCTCGACGCGGATCGGAAACCGGCCCTGAAGCTCCGGGATCAAGTCCGACGGCTTCGCGACGCTGAAGGCGCCGGACGCAATGAACAGGATGTGGTCCGTGCGGACCATGCCGTAGCGGGTGCTGACCGTCGATCCCTCGACGAGCGGCAGCAGGTCGCGCTGCACGCCTTCGCGCGACACGTCGGCGCCGATCGATTCCGAGCGCCGCGCCACCTTGTCGATCTCGTCGATGAACACGATGCCGTTCTCCTCGACGGCCCGGAGCGCCTCGAGCTTGATCTCGTCCTCGTTCACGAGCTTCGCCGCTTCCTCGTCCTTCAGAAGCTTCAGCGCGTCCTTCACCTTGAGCTTGCGCCTGCGCCGCCGGCCGCTCGAGAGGCTCTTGAACATGCTCTGGAGCTGGCTCGTCATCTCCTCCATGCCGGGCGGCGCCATGATCTCCACGCCGACCGAAGGCGCCTGAACGTCCACCTCGACCTCGCGCTCGTCGAGGCTGCCTTCCCGCAGCATCTTGCGAAAGCGCTGGCGCGTCTCGCGCCCTTCGCTGTCCTGATGCGTGCCGGGCAGCAGAGCATCGAGCAGCCGGTCCTCGGCCGCGTCCTCGGCGCGGTGCGACACTCTCCGCATCGCGTCCTCGCGGATCATCTTCACGGCCATGTCGACGAGATCGCGCACGATCGAGTCGACGTCGCGCCCGACGTAGCCGACCTCCGTGAACTTCGTGGCCTCGACCTTGATGAACGGCGCGTTCGCGAGCTTCGCGAGCCGGCGCGCGATCTCCGTCTTGCCGACGCCGGTGGGCCCAATCATCAGGATGTTCTTCGGCGTGATCTCGCTGCGCAAAGGCTCGGCCACCTGCGCGCGGCGCCAGCGGTTGCGCAGCGCGATCGCGACGGCGCGCTTCGCCTCGTCCTGGCCGATGATGTGCTTGTCCAGCTCCTGGACGATCTCGCGTGGCGTCATCGACATCGGTGCGGCTCTCTACAATTCCTCGATCGTGATCTTGTGGTTCGTATAGATGCAGATGTCGGCCGCGATCTCCATCGCCTTCTCGACGATGCTGCGCGCGTCGAGGTCGGTGTTCTCGAGCAGCGCCTGTGCCGCCGCCTGCGCATAGGCGCCGCCCGAGCCGATCGCGATCAGATCGCGCTCGGGCTCGATCACGTCGCCGGTGCCGGAGATCAGCAGCGATTGCGTCGCGTCCGCGACGCAGAGCAAGGCTTCGAGCCGGCGCAGCATTCGATCCGTGCGCCAGTCCTTCGCGAGCTCGATCGCGGCCCGGGTCAGATTGCCGTACTGCTCGAGCTTCTTCTCGAAAAGCTCGAACAGCGTGAACGCGTCGGCCGTGCCGCCGGCGAAGCCGGCGAGCACGCGCCCGTCCCGCAGCCGGCGCACCTTGCGCGCGTTGCCTTTCATGATCTTGTCGCCCATCGTCACCTGGCCGTCGCCGCCGACGGCGACCTTGCCGCCGCGGCGCACGCACAGGATCGTGGTGCCGTGAAATTGCGTCATCGCTTGCTCGTCATGCGCTCTTGTTGCGAATCGGGCCGTGCACGGGCCCGAACGCCGATTCGGGCGGCGGGAGCCGCCCGGGCCGCGGCCCGAGGTTTCGCGGCGCGTCGGGGTCAGCGCCGCCGCGCGCGAGGGTGTGCTTTATCGTAAATGTGGGCCAGGTGCTGGAAATCAAGGTGCGTGTAGACCTGCGTCGTCGAGAGGCTCGAATGGCCGAGAAGCTCCTGGACCGCGCGCAGGTCGCCGCTCGACTCGAGCAAGTGGGACGCGAAGGAGTGCCGCAGCATGTGCGGGTGCACGCGCACCGGCGCGCCCGCGCGCCGCGCCCAAGCCTCGACCCGCGCTTGCACGGAGCGGGCCGCGAGCCGGTTGCCGCGCCGGCTGACGAACATCGCCCGCTCGCCGTTGCGGGCGAGGGCCGGCCGCGCCCGCAGCCACTCCTGGAGCACGGCCGCCGCGACCCGCCCGACCGGCAGGACGCGGTCCTTCCCGCCCTTGCCGGTGACGCGGACCGTCCGATCGCGGAGGTCGACGGCGTCGACGTCGAGGCTCACGAGCTCCGCGAGCCTCAGCCCGGACGAGTAGAAAAGCTCGAGCATCGCCGCGTCCCGGAGCGCGAGCGGGCCGGAGCCGGTCCGCTTCAGCAGGCTTGCGACCTGATCCGTATCGAGCGTCTTCGGCAGCCGGCGCGACGGCTTCGGCGCCTGCACGTGCACGGCCGGATTCTGCGCGACGACCCCGGCACGCAGCAGAAACCCGAAGAACGTGCGCACGGCCGACAGACGCCTGGCGATGCTTCGCGGGCTCGCGCCGCGGCGGTGGCACTCGGCGGCGAAGCGCCGAACGTGGTACGCATCGATCGACGCGAGGGAAGCGACGCGCTCCCGCGTGCAGAAGTCGAGGAGCGCATCGACGTCGCGCCGATAGGCAGCGACGGTATGGCGCGACAGCCGCCGCTCGGTCTCGAGCTCGCGCAGGAACGACGCGAGCGCGTCAGACGGCTGCACGCGACGCCTGCGGGGCCGCCAGCGCGGTCGCGATCAGCTCGCCGATCCGCACGAGGAAATCCATCCGCTGCCCCGGGTGGAAGTGCGACGGATCGCGGTTCGCGACGACGAGGAAGCCGACGCTCGCCTCAGGACCGAGCGGGAGCATCGCGGCCGAGCCGACGCTCTCCGCGTCGCGCTCGAAGAGCGCCGCTCTCTGCCGCTCGCGCATCGGGCCGCAACGCGGGCGCGCGGCCTGCAGGAAAGTCAGGAACGGCCGCAGCAGCGGGTCGTCGCGCCGCAGCTTCCAGACGAAGCCGTCGCGCACGGCCGGTGACTCCTCGGTGCCGAACAGCACTAGCGCCGCGCGCTCGGCGCCGAAATCCTCCCGCAGGCTGGTCTCGAGCTGCTCGAGCCGTTCATCCCAGCTTTCGGCCGCCATCAGGCGGATGGACAGCCGATGGATCTTCTCGATCAGCGAGTCGTTGACCTTCGCGACGGCGATCAGATCCTTCAGCTGCCGCTCGAGCTCGCCGTTGCGCTGACGGAGCATCGACACTTGACGCTCGACGAGCGAGACCGTGAAGCCGTTCGTCGGGTGAGGCAATCGCAGCCGCAGCAGAAGCGGCGTGTGGCGTTCGAAGAAGTCCGGGTGACTGCGCAGATAATCCGCGATGGCGCTCTCGGTGAACGTCTCGCTGAGCGCGGCCTCGTTCTTCTGTTGGCTCATAGTTCGATCTGACCCTCGTACACCGTGGTTGCCGGCCCGGTCTGCCACAGCGGCATACCGGGACCCGGCCAGCGGACGGTCAGCGAGCCTCCCGAGAGCCGCACCTCGACCTTCTCGGCCAGAGCCCCCCAGCGCCGCCCTACCGCCACCGCCGCCGCGGCCCCCGTGCCGCACGCCGGTGTTTCGCCCACGCCGCGCTCGTAGACGCGCAAACGAATCGAGTCGCGACGCACAATCTCCAAGAAACCGACGTTCACGCCCTTCGGAAAATTCCGATGCGCCGCGAGCTCGGCGCCCAGTATACCCACGTCGGCCTCGTCCACCGAATCCACGTGGATGACCGCATGCGGATTGCCGATCGAGACTGCACCGAGCTCGATCTCGCGATCGCCGACGCGCACACGGTATCGGTCGCGCTCGGCGTCCGCCGAGAACGGCAGCGACGCCGGATCGAAGCAGGGCACGCCGAGGTTCACGCTCACGAGGCCTGACGGCTCCACCTCGGCTTCGACGCGCCCGCCCGCGCTCTGCAGCACGAGCCTCCGGTGCGACACGTCGCCGGCGCGCGCGGCGACGAAGCGCGCTATGCAGCGGGCGCCGTTGCCGCATTGCTCGACCTCGCCGCCGTCGCTGTTGAAGACGCGGTACGCGGCGTCGCCTTCGGCCGACGGCGTCACGATCAGCAGCTGGTCGAAGCCGACGCCGAGCCGCCGGTCCGCGAGCGCCCGGACCGCGGCAGGCTCGGGCACGGGCGCGCCGGCCGGCCACTCCGCGACCATGAAGTCGTTTCCGAGACCGTGCATCTTCGCGAAGCGGATCCGCATGCTGGTCCGTGCCCTACTGGTAATGCGTGGAACGGAAGGTTAATGTCGCCGGGCGCGTCGCGCGCGGCTCGCGTTTCGATTCCAGGCGATCGCGCCGCACGCTCCGCGGCGCGCACATCGTCCTTCGTACGGTCGGCAGCCCGGCAAAGTATAGTGGAAACTCCGTGGCCCAAAGCGCAGCAGCCCTGCCGGGATCTGCGCGAGTTCCTCGCGCTGCTCGAGCGGCGAGGCGAGCTCAGGACGGTCGAGGCGCACGTCGATCCCGCGCTCGAGCTGACCGAGATCTGCCGCCGGACGCTGCTCGCGGGCGGTCCGGCGCTCCTGTTCAACGACGTCGGCCGCGGCGGCATTCGCGCGCTCGGCAATCTGTTCGGCACCGAGTCGAGGATCGCGGCCGCGCTCGGCGCCGACGGCCCGGAGATCTTCACCGAGCTCGGCAAAGTGTTGGCCGCGCTGAAAGCGCCGGAGCCGCCGCGAAGCGTCGGCGAGGCCTTCCGCAAGCTGCCGCTCGTGAAGGAGATCATGAAGATGGCGCCGCGGGTGCTTCGCTCGGGCGCGACGCAGGAGGTGCGGATCGAAGGCGCCGACGTCGACCTCGGCGCGTGGCCGGTGCAGACCTGCTGGCCGGACGACGCAGGCCCGCTGATCACGTGGGGTCTCACGACGACGCGGGGCCCCGACGACGAGCGGCAGAATCTAGGGGTCTACCGGCAGCAGGTCATCGGCGCGAACAAGGTCATCATGCGCTGGCTCGCGCACCGCGGCGGCGCGACCGACTTCGCGGCGTGGCAGGCAGCCCGGCCCGGCGAGCGCTTCCCGGTGGCCGTCAGCATCGGCGCTGATCCGGCCACGATCCTCGCGGCCGTCACACCGATCCCGGACACGCTCTCGGAGTACGCGTTCGCGGGCCTTCTCCGCGGGGAGCGCACCGAGCTCGTCGAGTGCATCGGGTCGCCGCTGCGCGTGCCGGCGCACGCGGAGATCACGCTCGAAGGCTACATCGAGCCCGGCGAGACGGCGCTCGAAGGGCCGTTCGGCGACCATACGGGCTACTACAACGAGGCCGAGACCTTCCCGGTGATGACCGTCGAGCGGATCACGCACCGGCGCGATCCGATCTACCACACGACGTACACCGGGCGCCCGCCGGACGAGCCGTCCGTCCTCGGCCTCGCGCTGAACGACGTGTTCGTTCCGATCCTGCAAACTCAGTTCCCCGAGATCGTCGACTTCTACCTGCCGAGCGAGGCGTGCTCGTACCGCGTCGCGGTGGTCGCGATCCGCAAGGAATACCCCGGGCACGCGCGCCGCGTGATGTTCGGGATCTGGTCCTACCTTCGCCAGTTCATGTACACGAAGTTCGTGATCGTCGTCGACGACGACATCGACGCGCGCGACTGGAAGGACGTGGTCTGGGCGATCGCGACCCGCGTCGACCCGGCGCGCGATACGGTCGTCGTCGAATCCACGCCGATCGACTATCTCGACTTCGCGTCGCCGGTCGCGGGCCTCGGCTCGAAGCTCGGCATCGACGCCACGAGCAAGTGGCCGGGCGAGATCTCGCGCGAGTGGGGCCGCCCGATCACGATGCGCCGCGATATCGTCGAGCGCGTCGACCGGCGCTGGGCCGAGCTCGGCATCGACTGAGCGCCGGGCGCTCGGCGCTTTTCGCCGAGTAGAAACGGTTCACGGCCTGGCGCGCCCTCCGAAGGCACACTCGGGCCATTCGACCGCCGCGGTCCGGCGCTCGACCGGAGGCGTTTTCGAAAGCGCCTTCGTGCACCTCGTTGCAGGCAGGCGTGGGCCGCGCATGTACGCGTGAGTCTTGAATGGTCTCGGCAATTGGACATTTGTCATAAGCATCGCTAAGTTATGCGCCTGGCGGCGGTCGGGGCCCGACGATTAAGTACGACCGGAACGCTCGGGAGTGGCTATGAGAAGTATCCTGATCATGAACGCGAAGGGCGGGTGCGGAAAAAGCACGATCGCCACGAACCTCGCCGCTTACTACGCTTCCGAGGGCTTCGGCACCGCGCTGGCCGACTTCGACCCGCAGCGTTCCGCGCTCGCCTGGCTCGAGGAGCGCCCGGAGGACTACGGCCCGATCACCGGAATCGAGGGCTTCGATTCGGGGCTCCGCTCCGTCCCGCGCAATACCGAGTACCTGATCATCGACGCGCCGGCACGCTCGCACGGCCGCGAGCTCACCGATCTCGTGAAGCGCGCCGAAAGCATCATCGTGCCCGTGCTTCCGTCGCCGATCGACATCAAGGCGGCCGCGAGCTTCGTCGAGGAGCTTCTCAACGTCCACAAGATTGCGGACAAGAAGGCCAAGGTGGCGCTGGTCGCGAATCGCGTGCGGGACAACACGCTGATCTTCGAGGAGCTCGACGCGTATTTGTCGAAGCTGAAGGTGCCCTACATCGCGACGCTGCGCGAGGCCCAGAACTACATCCGCGCGTACCAGCGCGGCCTCGGCGTGCACGAGCTGCCGCCGTATCTCGCGTGGCCCGACTGGGAGCAGTGGGACCCGCTGCTCGAGTGGCTCGACTCGCGGCGCTCGATGCCGCGCTGACGCCGCCGCGCTCCTGGTGTGGCGTCCCGCAAATACCGATACAGGATGCTTGGCGGGAACGCCGTGGATACATCCCTGTAGGCTCGCTCGCGCGCGTCCATGCGCGCAAGCGTCCCGTCAAGCATCCTGTATCGGTATTTGCGGGACGCGATTCAGCTTAGGAGGGCGCCGGGCCTTCCCCGCCCGCGCCCGGCGCGGGCTTGCCGGCACCCGGGAGGAGGGCTTCGGCCTCGTCATCGTCCTCCTCCTCGTCGCGCTCGCGCCCGCGCCGCGGCGGCGCGAGCGCCGGCAACGGCGTCTCCCCGCCGTCGACGAGCGCGAGGCCCGAGCGGAACGCGAGCGCCGCGCCGTCGTTCTCGCCGAGCCGGTCGAGCAGCCGCCCGTAGAGGGCATAGGACGCGGGCGCCGGGTCGATCGCGATCGCCGATTCGAGATAGCTCCGGGCCTTGCCCCAAAGCTCGTTCACGACGCAAAGGCGGGCCGCGGCGACGAGCAGCGCCGCATCCTCCGGGCGCTGCCGGAGCCACGCCTCGGCGTGGCGCAGCTGCTCCGCCGGTCGATTCGTGCGGATCTCGCCGTAGGCCGCGACGAGCGGCGCCGACCAGCGGCGCTTCAGCGCCGAGCGCAGCTCCCGCTCGGCCTCGTCGCCGAGCCCGAGGCGATCGAGCGCGCGCGCCCGAAGGACCAGCAGCCGCGGCAGCGCGCGGATGTCGGCCGGCAGCGATTTCCAGTAGCGGTCGAGCGCTTCCTGCGTGACCTCGGGCCCCGCGGTGACGCCGCGAAGCGCCTCGGCCGCGGCCTCCTCGAGCAGCTCCGGCGACAGCTGCGCGCGGCCGAGCCGCGGCAAGAGCTCCGCGAGCCGCCGCCGGTCGCCGAGCGCGACGCACGCACGCGCCGCGAGCGCGAGCGCCACCGGATGCTTCGCGGCCGACTCGAGCACCCGCGACGCGGTCGCGAGCGCCCGCTCGTGCTCACCGGCCTCGAGCTGAAGCTCGGCCTGCGTGAGCAGGACGGTCTGCTCGGCGTCCGGCTGCGCCTCGTACGCGATCCGCAGCCATTCGTCGCGGCGCTCGCGCGACCCCTGCCAGTGCGCCGCGCGCGCCGCCATCAGATAGTTCACGAGCGGGGTGCCGCTGCCGCGGGCGCCCTGCGTGAGCAAGCGCTCGCCTTTCGCCCAGTTGCCGTCGGCGAGCTGCATCAGGCCGCGGGTGAGCTTCATGCCGGCACGGCGCGTCCGGCGGTCGGCCAGCGCCGTGCCGAGCGCGCGCGGCGCGCGCCAAATGCCGGCCGCGGCGCGAATCAGCAGGTAGGCCGCCGCGAGCACCAGCACGAGCCCCGGGACGGACATCTCGACGATGTATCCGCGGAAGTCGATCAGCACGTAGCCGCGGTCCTGGAGCAGGAAATGCGCGGCGACCGCGCCGGCGAGCAGGGCGGCGACGACGGCGAGGCCGAAGCGCATCATTCGGCCCCGGCCGAGAGCTCGCGCAGCAGGGCCAGCGAGCCGCCGATGTCCGGGCGGGGCGCGTCGATGACGACGCCGGCGAGCTCGTCCACGAGCGCGGCGGCCGCCTTCACGGCGGCGTCCGCCGCGTCGAAGTCCCGCTCGAGGAGCGCGGCGGCCGCATCGAGGCTGCCGGCGTACGCGTCCGGCTCGCCGCGGAGCGCGGCGATCTGCGCGAGCTGAAGCTCGATCGCGAGCTCGCGGCGCGCAAGGGTGCGCCGCTCGGCCGAGAGCGTGCGCGCGGCCGCTTCCTCGCGGCGCTCGATCGTGACGAGGCTCGAGAGCGCGCGCTTGACGCCGGCGAGCAGCCGGTCGAGGCCGGGCTCCGCCTCCTCCGGCGAAACCTCGGTCGCGTCCGCACCGGCGCGGCCCGCCGCGCGCAACGGCAGCTCGTCGACCCGCGCGGCGAGGCTCGCGAGCCGGAACACGATCCGCTCGACGTCGGGCGGATCGACGGTCCGGAGCGCGACGAGCTCGTCGGCGACCCGCCGCCGCACCTCGGCGAGCGCCGGGTCGGCCAGCGCGCGCAGCCGATCGTCCGCGAGCTCGAGCGCGGCGACGGCGTTGTCCCATCGGCCGCCAAGCGCGAGCTCGGTGTTCGCGACCGTCAGGTAGTACTCCGCCTCGGCCCGCAGCCACGCGTTGCGTGCGTCGATCGATCCGCCCTGGATCGCGTCCAACCGCGACTCGATCGCGGCGAGCCGCGCCGGCCACTCCTCGACGCGCCGCTCGACGTCCGCGAGCTGCGCCGGAAAGTCCGCGATCCGCTCGACCGCCGCATCGACGCGCGCTCCGCTTGCCACCGTGGATTCCGCGAGATCGTCGAGCCGATCCGAGAAGGCGCGCTGCGTCGCCCGCACGCGCTCGAGCGATGCCTCGATCTCGGTGTCCGTGCCGTGCAGCGCGACGTAGAACTGCCGGTACTGCCACCACAGAAGCCCCGCGATCGCGGTCGCGAGCAGCGCGAGCGCCATCGCGAATGCCGCGGCGATCACGGGCCAGGCCCCGGGGGACGAAGAGCGGGGGAGGTTCTCGACGGCGGGTGCGCTTGGGCCGGCCGTCTCGCGCCCGTCGGACGTGTGCTGTTCGGTCATCGTGTGCGTGACGGGGGTGAGTGCGGCGTATTGTCTATGCGCGTGCGCTCACATTCCAGGCCGCTTCCCGTGCCGTGCGCCGAGGCGGCGCTTGAGCTCCCCGAGCTGCCGGCGGCTCACGGGCAACAGCTCCCCGGTGTGCCGCATGCGCAGCGCATAGGACGCGTCGTCGCTCCTCTCGAGCGCGTCGACGTGCTCGACGGCCGCGAGGAGGCTGCGGTGCACGCGCACGAAATCCGCGGCGAACTCTTCCTCGAGCCGGCGGAGCGACTCGTCGATCAGCTCCTCGCCGCGCAGGTGCCGCACCGTCACGTACTTCTGGTCGGCCCGAAAGTAGAGGATTTCCTTGACCGGTATCAGCCGCAGCTCGTCGCGCACGCGGGCCGCGACGTGCCGGCGCGCGGAGAGCGGCCGCGCCGGCGAGGCGATGCCCTCGAGCTGCGGAGGACCGAGCCGCGACGCGTGCTTCAGCGCCGACAGAAGCCGCTCGCGGCGGACCGGCTTCAGCAAGTAGCCGACGGCGTGCGACTCGAAGGCCTCGAGCGCGTACTGATCGTAGGCCGTCGTGAACACGACCGCCGGCGGCGCCGCGAGCGCGCTCAGGTGTCGCGCGGCCTCGATGCCGGTCATGCCCGGCATGCGGATGTCGAGCAGCACGATCGCGGGCTTCAGCCGCGCGACCTCCGCGAGCGCCTCGAGCCCCGACGCGCAGCTGCCGGCGACCCGAAAGCCGTCGAGCTCGCCGATGAGCCGCTCGAGCCGCTCCCGGGCGGGCGGCTCGTCGTCGACGATCAGCACTTCGATCGGCTCGCTCACTGCTCGAGCGGAATTCGAACGGTGACCGCGTAGAGCCCGTTCGCGCTCGCGGTCTCGAGACGGCCGCGATCGCCGTAGGCGAGCCGCAGGCGTTGGCGCAGGTTCTCGAGCGCCTGGCGGTTGCCGGGGCGCTCCTCGGCCTCGGGCGCGACCGGATTCGTGATCGTGAAGACGAGATCGCGGCCCTCGACCCGGCCCGCGATCGTGACGGTCCCGCCCGCATCGAGCGGCTCGATGCCGTGGTAGATCGCGTTCTCGAGAAGCGGCTGGATCGTCAGGCTCGGCACGAGCGCGCGCATCGGCACGGCGGCGACGTCCCAGACCACCTTCAGCCGGTCGCCGATCCGAAGCTCCTCGATGCGCTGATAGATCCGCGAGAGCTCGAGCTCCTCCTTGAGCCGAAGCGGACGGTCCGAGTCGCGCAGCGTCACGCGGAAGAGATCGGCGAGATCCTCGACGGCCTCCTCCGCGCGGCGCGGGTCGGTGCGCGTCAGCGCGGCGATCGTGTTCATGCTGTTGAACAGGAAGTGCGGCCGCATCCTCGCCTGGAGCGCGTGGATGCGCGAGCGCGCCTCGGCGCGGACGTGATGGCGCCACTGGTGCGCGACGAAGAAGTAGCGCAACAGCAGCGCCGCGACGATCACGCAGATCGCCTCCGTCCGCAGCAGGAACGCGGGCGCATCCGACGGAAAGAGCGCGGCACCCGCGAGCGCGGGCTGCCGGGCGCCGAGCCAGAGCGCGAGCGCCGAGAAGACCGCAGCGTTCAGCATCAGCAACACGAAGATCGAGGTCGTCGCGGCCGGCACGGAAAGGCGCGCGAGCCAGCGCCGCGCAAAGCACAGCAGGCCCGCGCCGGTGAGGCCAAGCCACTGCACGAACAGGGACAGGCGGGCGAGGTCCGTCAGAAACGGCGTTTCGGCCGGACGGACGAGCGCGAACACGACGGCGAGGAGCTCCGAGATCAGGACGACCGCGAGCACCATGCGCGGATGACAGAAATCCGGCAGGAAGAAGTCGTCTGCCGGGAGCCTCTGCGGCGGGGATGTCTCGTCGCGGGCCGCCTCGTCAGCCGCACCAGGTCTCGACATCAGCCGCGGCGCGGGCTCGGGCCTCGTCGATCTCGGCGTCATTCAGGTACTCGCGCTCGCCGCTCGGCAGCGTCCGGTAGAGCCGATGCGCGGTGGCGTAGCGCTCCACACGCTCGCGCGCGACGGCGCAATTCTGCGCGCGCTCCTCGGCCGTCGGCTCGGGCCGCGCGCTCTCGGTCTGCGAGGCCTGCCCGGCGTCTTCCGCCGGCTGGGCCTCGGCCGGGCGGGCGGGCACCGGCGGCGGGGGAGGCGCGGTGTGCACGACGCCGGCGTGTGACGTCACGACCAGCACCGGCGTGGCCCCGGCCTCGAGCGGCCGGTCGCTGTAGACGACCGTGCCGTCCGGGCTGATCGAACGATAAACCACGTCGTCCGCCGATACGATCGCGGCGACGAGCGCCAACGACA
Above is a genomic segment from Gammaproteobacteria bacterium containing:
- the dapF gene encoding diaminopimelate epimerase — protein: MRFAKMHGLGNDFMVAEWPAGAPVPEPAAVRALADRRLGVGFDQLLIVTPSAEGDAAYRVFNSDGGEVEQCGNGARCIARFVAARAGDVSHRRLVLQSAGGRVEAEVEPSGLVSVNLGVPCFDPASLPFSADAERDRYRVRVGDREIELGAVSIGNPHAVIHVDSVDEADVGILGAELAAHRNFPKGVNVGFLEIVRRDSIRLRVYERGVGETPACGTGAAAAVAVGRRWGALAEKVEVRLSGGSLTVRWPGPGMPLWQTGPATTVYEGQIEL
- a CDS encoding ParA family protein: MRSILIMNAKGGCGKSTIATNLAAYYASEGFGTALADFDPQRSALAWLEERPEDYGPITGIEGFDSGLRSVPRNTEYLIIDAPARSHGRELTDLVKRAESIIVPVLPSPIDIKAAASFVEELLNVHKIADKKAKVALVANRVRDNTLIFEELDAYLSKLKVPYIATLREAQNYIRAYQRGLGVHELPPYLAWPDWEQWDPLLEWLDSRRSMPR
- a CDS encoding heme biosynthesis HemY N-terminal domain-containing protein; protein product: MMRFGLAVVAALLAGAVAAHFLLQDRGYVLIDFRGYIVEMSVPGLVLVLAAAYLLIRAAAGIWRAPRALGTALADRRTRRAGMKLTRGLMQLADGNWAKGERLLTQGARGSGTPLVNYLMAARAAHWQGSRERRDEWLRIAYEAQPDAEQTVLLTQAELQLEAGEHERALATASRVLESAAKHPVALALAARACVALGDRRRLAELLPRLGRAQLSPELLEEAAAEALRGVTAGPEVTQEALDRYWKSLPADIRALPRLLVLRARALDRLGLGDEAERELRSALKRRWSAPLVAAYGEIRTNRPAEQLRHAEAWLRQRPEDAALLVAAARLCVVNELWGKARSYLESAIAIDPAPASYALYGRLLDRLGENDGAALAFRSGLALVDGGETPLPALAPPRRGRERDEEEDDDEAEALLPGAGKPAPGAGGEGPAPS
- the ubiD gene encoding 4-hydroxy-3-polyprenylbenzoate decarboxylase; this translates as METPWPKAQQPCRDLREFLALLERRGELRTVEAHVDPALELTEICRRTLLAGGPALLFNDVGRGGIRALGNLFGTESRIAAALGADGPEIFTELGKVLAALKAPEPPRSVGEAFRKLPLVKEIMKMAPRVLRSGATQEVRIEGADVDLGAWPVQTCWPDDAGPLITWGLTTTRGPDDERQNLGVYRQQVIGANKVIMRWLAHRGGATDFAAWQAARPGERFPVAVSIGADPATILAAVTPIPDTLSEYAFAGLLRGERTELVECIGSPLRVPAHAEITLEGYIEPGETALEGPFGDHTGYYNEAETFPVMTVERITHRRDPIYHTTYTGRPPDEPSVLGLALNDVFVPILQTQFPEIVDFYLPSEACSYRVAVVAIRKEYPGHARRVMFGIWSYLRQFMYTKFVIVVDDDIDARDWKDVVWAIATRVDPARDTVVVESTPIDYLDFASPVAGLGSKLGIDATSKWPGEISREWGRPITMRRDIVERVDRRWAELGID
- a CDS encoding uroporphyrinogen-III C-methyltransferase, translating into MTEQHTSDGRETAGPSAPAVENLPRSSSPGAWPVIAAAFAMALALLATAIAGLLWWQYRQFYVALHGTDTEIEASLERVRATQRAFSDRLDDLAESTVASGARVDAAVERIADFPAQLADVERRVEEWPARLAAIESRLDAIQGGSIDARNAWLRAEAEYYLTVANTELALGGRWDNAVAALELADDRLRALADPALAEVRRRVADELVALRTVDPPDVERIVFRLASLAARVDELPLRAAGRAGADATEVSPEEAEPGLDRLLAGVKRALSSLVTIERREEAAARTLSAERRTLARRELAIELQLAQIAALRGEPDAYAGSLDAAAALLERDFDAADAAVKAAAALVDELAGVVIDAPRPDIGGSLALLRELSAGAE